The Gemmatimonadaceae bacterium DNA segment GGATCATCGGCGGATCAAGCGACAGCGAACTGAACGCGCTGACGGTCATCCCCACGTCGCGGCCGTCGTCGTCGCGCGCGGTCACGACGGTGATGCCTGAGGCAAAGCGCCCGAGAGCGGCGCGGAACTCCGCGGGATCAACCGGCATCGCGTGCCTGCTGCGCGAGCAGCGCCGCCTGCGCCCGCAGCGCCGCCGACGCCGGCTCGGCGTCGCCCAAGCGGCGCATCCGGCGGCGATACGACCGCGCCGATTCCAGCGCGAGCGCGCAGGCGACGCAGGCGGCCGCGTGCGCCTCGACGCGCGCCGACGTCAACGCATCCGTCTCGTCCGCGACGAAGTCGCCGAGGACGGCCCGGACAGCGCTGCAGGGCGTGGTGTCGTGGTGCGGGGGAGGCGTGTCGTTCATTCTTTCTCCACTCAACCATTAACTTCCCCGACGGTTCCCACCAGCCTCCCACCCCCCGTGTCCGCTACCGTCGACCCCCTGCTCCCCCTGGCCCTGCTCGAGGCCGTCCGCACCGTGGACCTCCCCGACGCAGAGTACGAGACCGAGTTCGTCGAGGAGCTCCGGACCAAGCGCTTCGGGCTCAGCGACACGGTCCACGCGCAGATTCGGCGCTATCACGAGGCCGTCAAGCGCAACCAGCGGCCCAGCGCCGAGGAGGCGGCGGGCATCGCGCGGCTCATCGGGCGTCGGCCTGACGCCGAGGCCGTGTTCCGCGAGGCCGGCCGCAACCTCGCCCGCCGCACCTACGACCGCGTCTCGCCGCTGGTCAAGCGCCTCACGCACCTGCTGCCCTCGCTGTTCGCGCGGCCGCTGGCGCTGGGGCAGATCCGGCGCATCGGGGCGCGGTACCTCGCCGGCAATGTGCGGCGCGTGGGGGCCTCGGTGCATCTCGAGGTGCGCGAGTCCGTC contains these protein-coding regions:
- a CDS encoding zf-HC2 domain-containing protein — its product is MNDTPPPHHDTTPCSAVRAVLGDFVADETDALTSARVEAHAAACVACALALESARSYRRRMRRLGDAEPASAALRAQAALLAQQARDAG